One part of the Cyprinus carpio isolate SPL01 chromosome B12, ASM1834038v1, whole genome shotgun sequence genome encodes these proteins:
- the LOC109053149 gene encoding mitochondrial import receptor subunit TOM22 homolog yields MAAIQELSPDSGRVETRPPEDEIEGDDEDEELDETLLERLWGLTEMFPESLRSAAEVSAQSSLSVAKKLYSFSRSALWVGTTSFMILVLPVVFETERLQLEQQQLQQQRHILLGPNAGMSGGMPGMMPPAPGKL; encoded by the exons ATGGCTGCTATCCAGGAGCTCTCTCCAGACTCCGGCCGTGTGGAGACACGACCCCCCGAAGACGAGATCGAGGGAGACGATGAGGATGAAGAG TTGGATGAAACACTGTTGGAGAGGTTGTGGGGTCTCACAGAGATGTTTCCAGAATCACTGCGATCAGCAGCTGAAGTTTCTGCACAGAGTTCACTATCTGTAGCCAAAAAACTTTACAG TTTCTCCCGCTCAGCTCTATGGGTCGGCACTACTTCCTTTATGATTCTGGTTCTGCCGGTTGTCTTTGAGACTGAGAGGTTACAGCTGGAACAGCAACAACTACAACAGCAGAGACAT ATTTTGTTGGGTCCAAATGCTGGCATGTCTGGAGGAATGCCTGGAATGATGCCACCTGCTCCTGGGAAGCTGTGA
- the LOC109053227 gene encoding meiotic recombination protein DMC1/LIM15 homolog — protein MKTLEDQALEDESGYQEDEESFFQDIELLQKHGINMADIKKLKSVGICTVKGIQMTTRRALCNVKGLSEAKVDKIKEAAGKLMICGFQTASEYSVKRKQVFHITTGSLEFDKLLGGGVESMAITEAFGEFRTGKTQLSHTLCVTAQLPGEYGYTGGKVIFIDSENTFRPERLKDIADRFSVDHEAVLDNVLYARAYTSEHQMELLDFVAAKFHEEGGVFKLLIIDSIMALFRVDFSGRGELAERQQKLAQMLSRLQKISEEYNVAVFVTNQMTADPGAGMTFQADPKKPIGGHILAHASTTRISLRKGRAELRIAKIFDSPDMPENEATFAITAGGITDAKD, from the exons ATGAAAACTTTAGAGGACCAGGCTTTGGAGGATGAATCGGGGTACCAAGAAGATGAG GAATCCTTTTTTCAAGACATTGAGCTCTTACAGAAACATGGAATT AACATGGCTGACATTAAGAAACTGAAGTCTGTAGGCATTTGTACTGTGAAAGGCATCCAGATGACCACACGCCGTGCTCTCTGTAATGTAAAGGGACTGTCTGAGGCTAAAGTTGACAAAATAAAGGAAGCCGCTGGGAAACTGATG ATATGTGGATTTCAGACAGCATCTGAATACAGTGTAAAAAGGAAGCAAGTGTTCCACATCACAACAGGCAGTCTGGAGTTTGA CAAACTCCTAGGAGGAGGTGTGGAGAGTATGGCCATTACCGAGGCTTTTGGTG AATTCAGAACTGGAAAGACTCAACTCTCTCATACACTGTGTG TAACCGCTCAGCTTCCCGGTGAATATGGGTACACAGGAGGAAAGGTCATCTTCATCGATTCTGAAAACACCTT TCGGCCTGAGAGGCTAAAGGACATAGCTGACAGATTCAGTGTGGATCATGAAGCTGTACTGGATAATGTGCTATATGCACGTGCATATACGA gtGAGCATCAGATGGAACTGTTAGACTTTGTTGCAGCCAAGTTCCATGAGGAAGGAGGTGTCTTCAAGCTTCTG ATAATAGACTCAATCATGGCTCTGTTCCGGGTGGACTTCTCTGGAAGGGGTGAGCTGGCTGAGAGACAGCAGAAGCTTGCACAGATGCTCTCCAGACTGCAGAAGATCTCTGAAG AGTACAACGTTGCAGTGTTTGTTACCAACCAGATGACTGCAGATCCAGGAGCTGGAATGAC ATTTCAAGCGGATCCCAAAAAGCCCATTGGTGGACACATACTGGCACATGCCTCCACCACACGCATCAGCCTGAGGAAAGGACGTGCTGAATTGAGAATTGCCAAAATATTTGATAG CCCAGACATGCCGGAAAATGAGGCTACTTTTGCCATCACAGCTGGAGGAATAACAGATGCCAAAGACTAA
- the LOC109053152 gene encoding eukaryotic peptide chain release factor GTP-binding subunit ERF3A — protein sequence MDSRDTAPDSWEQEDDVEATADTELQSAFTGLNVNAAEFVPSFLSRDSPENATSEGTDAVASMEISEPVVENGETDASAVETWEQKGEPDEEEPGGGSSADTGFCGDEAQDEMMEEDEEMPTPKLPPPPPDAPKKEHVNVVFIGHVDAGKSTIGGQIMYLTGMVDKRTLEKYEREAKEKNRETWYLSWALDTNQEERDKGKTVEVGRAYFETEKKHFTILDAPGHKSFVPNMIGGASQADLAVLVISARKGEFETGFEKGGQTREHAMLAKTAGVKHLIVLVNKMDDPTVNWSLDRYEECKEKLVPFLKKVGFNPKKDIHFMPCSGMTGANLKESSELCPWYTGLPFIPHLDSLPNFTRSSDGPIRLPIVDKYKDMGTVVLGKLESGSIAKAQQLIMMPNRHTVEVLSLLSDDVETDYAGPGENLKLRLKGIEEEEILPGFILCNAENLCHSGRTFDAQIVIIEHKSIICPGYNAVLHIHTCNEEVQITALICLVDKKTGEKSKTRPRFVKQDQVCIARLRAAGTICLETFKDFPQMGRFTLRDEGKTIAIGKVLKLVPEKD from the exons ATGGACTCGAGAGACACAGCCCCTGATTCGTGGGAACAGGAGGACGATGTTGAGGCCACGGCTGATACCGAGCTTCAGTCCGCCTTCACCGGGCTCAACGTGAACGCTGCGGAATTCGTACCATCCTTTCTTTCCCGAGATTCACCGGAAAACGCCACGTCTGAGG GCACCGATGCAGTGGCCAGTATGGAGATCTCCGAACCAGTGG TGGAGAATGGAGAGACAGATGCCAGCGCAGTGGAGACATGGGAGCAGAAAGGAGAGCCGGATGAGGAGGAACCAGGAGGTGGATCCTCGGCGGACACAGGATTTTGTGGGGATGAGGCACAGGATGAAATgatggaggaggatgaggagatgCCAACACCCAAGCTGCCTCCTCCTCCACCGGATGCCCCTAAAAAAGAACATGTGAATGTTGTATTCATTGGACACGTGG ATGCAGGCAAGTCTACAATTGGTGGACAGATTAT GTATCTAACTGGTATGGTAGACAAACGAACGCTGGAGAAATATGAACGGGAGGCGAAAGAGAAGAACAGAGAGACTTG GTATCTTTCATGGGCTCTAGATACAAACCAAGAGGAAAGAGACAAGGGGAAAACAGTAGAAGTTGGAAGAGCCTACTTTGAAACTGAGAAAAAGCACTTTACTATTCTTGACGCCCCAGGCCATAAAAGCTTTGTACCCAACATGATTGGAGGGGCATCCCAAGCTGACTTGGCAGTGCTG gtCATCTCTGCCAGAAAGGGTGAGTTTGAGACCGGTTTTGAAAAGGGAGGTCAGACGAGGGAGCATGCCATGCTGGCTAAAACAGCCGGAGTCAAACATCTGATAGTCCTCGTCAACAAAATGGACGATCCCACTGTGAACTGGAGTTTGGATAG ATACGAGGAATGTAAAGAGAAGTTAGTGCCATTTCTGAAGAAGGTGGGCTTTAATCCAAAGAAAGACATTCACTTCATGCCCTGCTCTGGAATGACTGGAGCCAACCTGAAAGAATCTTCTGAGCTTTGCCCTTGGTACAC gggttTACCGTTCATTCCACATCTGGACAGCCTGCCAAACTTCACCAGATCCAGTGATGGTCCTATCCGATTGCCTATTGTGGATAAATACAAG GACATGGGCACTGTGGTGCTTGGAAAACTGGAATCTGGAAGTATCGCGAAAGCACAACAACTTATTATGATGCCAAATAGG CACACGGTGGAAGTGTTGAGCCTTCTCTCTGATGATGTGGAGACAGATTACGCTGGACCTGGTGAAAACCTGAAGCTCCGCCTCAAAGGCATTGAGGAGGAAGAGATTCTCCCAGGCTTTATCCTATGCAACGCTGAGAACCTCTGCCACTCAGGACGCACTTTTGATGCCCAG ATTGTCATTATTGAACACAAATCCATAATATGCCCAGGTTACAATGCAGTACTACACATCCATACCTGCAATGAAGAAGTGCAGATAACA GCGTTAATCTGTCTGGTGGACAAGAAGACAGGAGAAAAGAGCAAGACTCGTCCACGCTTCGTCAAACAAGACCAAGTATGCATCGCCCGTCTTAGGGCCGCAGGAACTATCTGCTTAGAGACTTTTAAAGACTTCCCTCAAATGGGACGTTTCACCTTGAGAGATGAGG gaAAGACAATCGCAATTGGCAAGGTGCTGAAGTTGGTACCTGAGAAGGACTAA
- the LOC122134375 gene encoding ribosomal L1 domain-containing protein 1-like gives MESPRDELELDRSQVNKAVQALQAYLKSSSLSQKLFENDGQAISLLLTLWKIPRKEQTIRISLPHGLRTESGDVCLFTRDEPKMTSEQTVRFYKKLLTERGLKNAIEVIPFNMLKTEYKPFEAKRRLLGNFDLFLSDARIRRRLPSHIGKHFYERKKAPLSVDLESKHLARDMERLIQGTSLTVSNKGSCCMVRVAHSGMTADEMVENVMTAVSTISAKLTMTGKNIKIIHLKSQNSVALPIYTSDLSHLPVVEEARKKARSTKGAQKRKRESKNTEVSDLKTKETVEEKESEEEEIPQLVPIEIPTKKPKRETISKKGLKKVPKPAAGKGLKKTVKDTKLTKKTPKVTARNLRRKAKDK, from the exons ATGGAGTCCCCACGAGATGAGTTGGAGCTCGATCGCTCTCAG GTAAATAAAGCTGTACAGGCATTACAGGCATATCTAAAGAGCAGCTCCTTATCCCAGAAGCTCTTCGAGAATGATGGTCAGGCCATCTCTCTACTGTTAACTCTATGGAAAATCCCTAGAAAGGAGCAAACCATTCGCAT TTCTTTACCCCATGGGCTGAGGACCGAATCAGGAGACGTGTGTCTCTTCACCAGAGATGAACCCAAAATGACCTCAGAACAGACAGTGAGATTCTACAAGAAGTTACTCACAGAGAGAGGGCTCAAAAATGCCATAGAG GTGATTCCCTTCAACATGTTGAAAACTGAGTATAAGCCCTTTGAAGCCAAAAGGAGACTGCTGGGCAATTTTGATTTGTTTCTGTCAGACGCACGCATCCGACGCAGGTTACCCTCCCACATTGGGAAGCATTTCTATGAAAGGAAGAA GGCTCCTCTGTCGGTGGATCTAGAGAGTAAACATCTAGCCAGAGACATGGAGCGCCTCATTCAGGGCACCAGTCTCACGGTCTCAAATAAAGGCTCTTGTTG CATGGTACGTGTAGCACATTCAGGCATGACCGCAGATGAGATGGTTGAGAATGTGATGACAGCGGTTTCCACCATCTCAGCAAAGTTAACAATG acaggaaaaaacataaaaatcatccATTTGAAGAGTCAGAACTCAGTTGCGCTGCCCATCTACACCTCTGACCTGAGTCATCTTCCTGTGGTGGAGGAGGCCCGGAAGAAAGCCCGTTCAACAAAG GGAGCacaaaagaggaagagagaaagtaaGAACACAGAAGTGTCAGATCTGAAAACTAAAGAAACcgtggaagagaaagagagtgaagaAGAGGAGATCCCACAGCTGGTGCCAATCGAGATTCCAACCAAAAAGCCAAAACGGGAG aCCATATCTAAAAAAGGACTGAAAAAAGTACCGAAGCCTGCTGCTGGCAAAGGACTAAAGAAAACTGTAAAAGACACAAAACTGACCAAGAAAACACCAAAGGTCACAGCACGTAATCTGAGGAGAAAAGctaaagacaaataa